One Nitrospira sp. DNA window includes the following coding sequences:
- a CDS encoding NAD(P)H-dependent glycerol-3-phosphate dehydrogenase, with amino-acid sequence MQDVKKLGVIGAGAWGTALAKHLAEKGLEVRLWAYEHDVVESVNTAHENKVFLPGVALPRTLTATSSLTDAVEQADGILFVVPSHVTRQVLRNLAPCLSRPVPFISATKGVEEDSSKLMTQVMDEVLPESMERYLMALSGPSFASELSAGKPTAVCLAGRDPELVGRFQAALMTPSFRVYADSDLIGVQLGGALKNVMALAAGVVDGLGLGFNARAALITRGLAEIVRLGVAMGADPRTFYGLSGVGDLVLTCTGSLSRNHTVGVRLGQGDRLDTILGGMQAVAEGVRTARAALGLARRHGVEMPITQEINAVLFDGKSCRKAVSDLMERDAKLEKGRA; translated from the coding sequence CCTGGGGTACGGCGCTGGCCAAACATCTGGCCGAGAAAGGGCTGGAGGTGCGCCTCTGGGCCTATGAACATGATGTGGTCGAGTCCGTCAATACGGCACATGAAAATAAGGTATTTCTCCCCGGTGTCGCCCTGCCGCGCACGCTGACAGCGACCTCGTCGTTGACGGACGCGGTTGAGCAGGCTGACGGCATTCTCTTTGTGGTCCCCTCGCATGTCACCCGGCAGGTGCTGCGCAATCTGGCGCCCTGCCTCTCACGTCCGGTTCCCTTCATCAGTGCGACCAAGGGCGTCGAAGAGGACAGCTCCAAGCTGATGACCCAGGTCATGGATGAGGTGCTGCCGGAGTCGATGGAGCGGTACCTCATGGCCTTATCCGGCCCGAGTTTCGCGAGCGAGTTGAGTGCCGGCAAGCCGACGGCGGTCTGCCTGGCCGGCCGGGACCCTGAGCTGGTGGGGCGGTTTCAGGCCGCGTTGATGACGCCCTCATTCCGGGTCTATGCGGATAGCGACCTCATTGGCGTGCAGTTGGGCGGGGCGCTGAAGAACGTGATGGCCTTGGCCGCCGGAGTGGTCGATGGATTGGGGCTCGGTTTTAATGCGCGCGCGGCCTTGATCACCAGAGGGTTGGCGGAGATCGTCCGTCTGGGTGTCGCGATGGGGGCGGATCCGCGCACGTTCTATGGACTCTCCGGGGTTGGCGATCTGGTCTTGACCTGCACGGGCTCGCTCAGCCGGAATCATACGGTGGGCGTGCGGCTGGGCCAGGGGGACAGGCTCGACACGATTTTGGGCGGCATGCAGGCGGTGGCGGAAGGGGTGCGCACGGCGCGGGCGGCGCTGGGTCTCGCGCGCCGTCATGGGGTGGAGATGCCGATTACCCAGGAAATCAATGCCGTGCTGTTCGACGGAAAATCCTGCCGCAAGGCGGTGAGCGATCTCATGGAACGGGATGCCAAGCTGGAGAAAGGACGGGCATGA
- the larC gene encoding nickel pincer cofactor biosynthesis protein LarC — MGRQLHFDCFSGVSGDMVLGALVDAGLSLATLAKELKRLKLSGYRLEQRQVHRGALHATKINVVIKRGFDRPLTLARIHRVLSASTLPPVVKEQSRAVFDRLAEAEGLAHRVAKKDVHFHEVGVIDSFIDVVGGVLGCHLLGVTQVTSSPINAGAGTIQTAHGLLPVPGPAVAALAQGIPIYSDGPRCELATPTGVALLRTLASSFGPMPAMTVSQMGCGAGDADPEGWPNVLRVFLSEEATSSLRPTDRVMQIETNLDDLTPQAYEHVMEQLFAVGALDVTLTPVIMKRSRPGVVVSCLAAPDQLDAVLEVLFLETTALGVRMQEVARQVLARRFVAVKVPGGTVQMKVAEIGAGWEKAAPEYADCKQIAVRTGRPLKDVLDDARQAYSQVSTRKGRVRA; from the coding sequence TTGGGACGACAGCTGCATTTTGATTGTTTCTCCGGTGTGAGCGGCGACATGGTGCTTGGTGCGCTGGTCGATGCCGGGCTCTCATTGGCCACATTGGCCAAGGAACTGAAACGGCTGAAGTTGAGCGGGTATCGGCTGGAGCAGCGGCAGGTCCATCGCGGGGCTCTGCACGCGACCAAGATCAATGTGGTGATCAAACGCGGGTTCGATCGGCCGCTGACACTGGCGCGCATCCATCGGGTGCTGTCAGCCAGCACGCTGCCGCCAGTGGTGAAAGAACAGAGCCGGGCCGTGTTCGACCGGCTGGCCGAAGCCGAAGGGCTGGCCCATCGCGTGGCCAAAAAAGATGTGCATTTTCATGAAGTGGGCGTGATCGATTCGTTCATCGATGTGGTGGGGGGCGTGTTGGGTTGTCACTTGCTCGGGGTGACGCAGGTCACGTCTTCTCCGATCAATGCCGGCGCGGGAACCATTCAGACGGCGCATGGCCTGTTGCCGGTGCCCGGTCCGGCGGTCGCGGCGCTGGCACAGGGCATTCCCATCTACTCGGACGGGCCGCGATGCGAGCTGGCCACTCCGACGGGCGTGGCGCTGTTGCGCACCCTGGCGTCGTCGTTTGGGCCGATGCCGGCGATGACGGTCAGCCAGATGGGCTGTGGCGCAGGCGATGCCGATCCCGAGGGCTGGCCGAATGTCTTGCGCGTGTTCCTCTCCGAGGAGGCCACATCGAGCCTGCGTCCCACCGATCGGGTGATGCAGATCGAAACCAATCTGGACGATCTGACGCCTCAGGCCTATGAACATGTGATGGAGCAGTTGTTTGCCGTCGGCGCGTTGGATGTCACCCTCACCCCGGTCATCATGAAACGCAGCCGGCCCGGCGTGGTGGTGAGTTGTCTGGCCGCGCCGGATCAGCTGGATGCCGTGCTGGAGGTGCTGTTTTTGGAGACGACGGCGCTGGGGGTGCGGATGCAAGAAGTGGCGAGGCAGGTGCTGGCTCGACGATTTGTGGCCGTGAAGGTGCCGGGAGGGACGGTGCAGATGAAAGTCGCGGAAATCGGCGCGGGATGGGAAAAGGCGGCCCCGGAATATGCCGATTGTAAACAGATTGCCGTTCGGACCGGCCGCCCGCTCAAGGATGTCTTGGATGACGCGCGGCAGGCCTACTCGCAGGTGAGCACTCGCAAAGGCCGGGTACGCGCGTGA
- the rsmA gene encoding 16S rRNA (adenine(1518)-N(6)/adenine(1519)-N(6))-dimethyltransferase RsmA, with product MTFPELPPANKRLGQNFLIDPNIVRKIVALAEVRQETHALEIGPGRGILTEALCKAAGQVTAVEIDPRLHAYIAGRQAEFPNLTLVLGDALTYSFEALPTGTVVVANLPYYISTPLLFRLLEHRDRIPRMVLMLQNEVADRLVAKPGTADYGVLSVMAQYAADITKAFRVSAQCFRPRPEVGSAVVLLRTRPQRELSREEEPKFASLVKAAFAHRRKTLMNSLKDEGYDQVRIAGAVDQLNLPAAVRAEVLTLDQLIQLTRAIASRG from the coding sequence GTGACGTTCCCCGAGCTTCCCCCAGCCAATAAGCGTCTCGGCCAGAATTTTCTCATCGATCCCAATATCGTTCGCAAGATCGTCGCTCTGGCTGAAGTGAGGCAGGAGACGCATGCGCTCGAAATCGGACCGGGGCGTGGCATCCTGACGGAGGCCCTGTGCAAGGCCGCGGGGCAGGTCACCGCGGTGGAGATCGATCCCCGGCTGCACGCCTATATCGCCGGCCGCCAGGCCGAGTTTCCGAATCTCACCCTCGTGTTAGGCGATGCGCTGACCTATTCCTTCGAAGCGCTGCCGACCGGTACGGTCGTGGTCGCCAACCTGCCGTATTACATTTCCACGCCCCTGCTATTCAGATTGCTGGAGCACCGCGACCGGATTCCACGCATGGTGCTCATGCTGCAGAACGAAGTGGCCGACCGGCTCGTGGCGAAACCCGGCACAGCGGATTACGGCGTGCTCTCCGTGATGGCGCAGTACGCCGCGGACATCACGAAGGCCTTCCGTGTGTCCGCCCAGTGTTTCAGGCCCAGGCCGGAAGTCGGCTCCGCCGTGGTGTTATTACGCACCAGGCCGCAGAGGGAACTGAGCCGGGAGGAGGAGCCGAAATTTGCTTCGTTGGTGAAAGCCGCTTTTGCCCATCGGCGCAAGACGCTCATGAATTCGCTCAAAGACGAAGGCTACGATCAGGTGCGCATTGCCGGAGCGGTCGATCAGCTGAACCTTCCCGCTGCTGTCCGGGCCGAAGTGCTCACGCTCGACCAGTTGATACAGTTGACAAGGGCCATCGCTTCTCGCGGTTGA
- the larB gene encoding nickel pincer cofactor biosynthesis protein LarB, producing MSPEGLAQLLNEVKDGRLPVSQAVQRLRTMPFEDLGFASLDHHRSLRQGFPEVLLCEGKTTKQVLAIARALIKKGGPFLATRAEPAVAKAITKLDRRARYHEAARIVSIEAARPRRAGHVLVLTAGTADVPVAEEARVTAEVMGSRVETLYDVGVAGLHRLLGRKDRLFEARVAIVVAGMDGVLPSVVGGLVDCPVVAVPTSRGYGASFGGLAALLTMLNSCAAGVGVMNIDNGFGAGCLAHRINMLGTRAEARG from the coding sequence ATGAGCCCCGAAGGACTCGCACAGCTGTTGAACGAGGTGAAGGACGGGCGCCTGCCTGTTTCCCAAGCGGTGCAGCGGCTGCGGACGATGCCGTTTGAAGACCTCGGATTTGCCTCGCTCGACCACCACCGGTCGCTTCGCCAGGGCTTTCCGGAAGTATTGTTGTGCGAAGGCAAGACCACGAAACAGGTGCTGGCGATTGCCCGGGCCTTGATCAAGAAGGGCGGGCCCTTTCTTGCCACGAGAGCCGAGCCGGCCGTGGCCAAGGCGATCACCAAGCTTGACCGGCGGGCCCGGTATCATGAGGCCGCGCGCATCGTGTCGATCGAGGCCGCGCGCCCGCGCCGCGCGGGGCATGTGCTGGTCCTGACGGCGGGCACCGCCGATGTGCCGGTGGCCGAAGAGGCCCGTGTGACGGCGGAGGTGATGGGGAGCCGGGTCGAAACGCTCTACGACGTGGGCGTGGCTGGACTGCATCGCCTCTTGGGGCGCAAGGATCGGCTGTTCGAAGCCCGTGTGGCGATTGTGGTGGCCGGGATGGATGGGGTGTTGCCGAGTGTTGTCGGCGGGTTGGTCGATTGCCCCGTGGTGGCGGTGCCGACCAGCAGAGGCTATGGCGCGAGCTTCGGCGGGCTGGCCGCGCTCTTGACGATGCTGAATTCCTGCGCGGCCGGTGTCGGGGTGATGAATATCGACAATGGATTTGGCGCCGGATGCCTGGCGCACCGGATTAATATGCTGGGCACGAGGGCTGAGGCTAGAGGCTAG
- the pdxA gene encoding 4-hydroxythreonine-4-phosphate dehydrogenase PdxA: MLNVKQAKIELDEMPLLGITMGDPAGIGPEVIAKALAGGQLDRLCLPLVIGSYPVMAQTVKALRLKAKVVRADDYDPASAKGQTVVVLDPLARPLKKFQPGVAAKETGAASVAFIKKAVHLAELGCIDGIVTAPINKEAINMAGCHYPGHTELLADLTKTQESGMMIVGGPLRIMFVTTHVAIKDLPKLLTKAKIEKGIRLAHQALTDLYGIKKPRIGVAALNPHAGEHGLFGNEEARVILPAARAAQARGILASDPQPADTLFGKAVKGQYDGIVAMYHDQGLIPLKLVAFGTCVNVTVGLPIIRTSVDHGTAFDIVGKGIADPGSLLEAVTLAATLAVKRRVKRSMRPTARQR, encoded by the coding sequence GTGCTGAACGTGAAGCAGGCGAAGATCGAATTGGATGAAATGCCGCTGTTGGGGATTACGATGGGCGATCCTGCCGGGATCGGCCCGGAGGTAATTGCCAAAGCCTTGGCCGGCGGCCAGCTCGACCGGCTGTGCCTCCCGCTGGTCATCGGATCGTATCCGGTGATGGCCCAGACGGTCAAAGCCTTGCGGCTGAAAGCGAAGGTCGTGCGGGCCGATGACTATGACCCGGCTTCGGCCAAGGGACAGACGGTGGTCGTGCTGGATCCTTTGGCGCGGCCGCTCAAGAAGTTTCAGCCCGGCGTGGCGGCGAAGGAGACCGGCGCGGCGTCCGTGGCGTTCATCAAAAAGGCCGTGCATCTGGCGGAGCTGGGGTGCATCGACGGCATTGTGACGGCGCCGATCAATAAAGAAGCCATCAACATGGCGGGCTGCCATTATCCCGGTCATACGGAATTGCTCGCGGATCTGACGAAGACGCAGGAATCCGGCATGATGATCGTGGGCGGCCCGCTGCGCATCATGTTTGTGACGACGCATGTGGCGATCAAGGATTTGCCGAAGCTTCTGACGAAGGCCAAGATCGAAAAGGGGATTCGCCTGGCCCATCAGGCGCTGACGGACCTCTATGGCATCAAGAAGCCCCGCATCGGCGTGGCGGCGTTGAATCCGCATGCCGGCGAGCACGGGCTGTTCGGCAATGAGGAGGCCCGCGTGATTCTTCCCGCCGCTCGCGCGGCGCAGGCGCGGGGGATTTTGGCCAGCGACCCTCAGCCGGCCGATACGCTGTTCGGAAAGGCCGTCAAAGGACAATACGACGGCATCGTGGCGATGTATCATGATCAGGGGTTGATCCCGCTGAAGCTGGTCGCATTCGGCACCTGTGTGAATGTCACGGTGGGACTGCCGATCATTCGCACTTCGGTGGATCATGGCACGGCCTTCGACATCGTCGGGAAGGGCATTGCCGATCCCGGCAGTTTGCTCGAAGCCGTGACACTTGCGGCGACCCTGGCCGTCAAACGACGGGTAAAACGTTCGATGCGTCCTACAGCGAGGCAACGATGA